Genomic DNA from Mauremys mutica isolate MM-2020 ecotype Southern chromosome 13, ASM2049712v1, whole genome shotgun sequence:
CACAACCGTAGAAATGATGCAGATGTAAGAGGCCACTGTAATGGAGAGAGGCCCCAGGAGAATGAGCAGGGCCAGCAGGAAGTCCACAAGTGCTGCCAGTGACATGTCGGTGCAGGCCAGGTTGAGCAGTGGTGACACATCACAGAAGAAGTGGTTGATGATATTAACCCCACAGAAGGTCAGACGCGAGATGAAGAGGACCTTACACATGGAGATGAGAAAGCCACTCAGCCAGGACCCAGCCACCAGGCGGATGCAGAGAGTCTGGCTCATGATGGCTGAGTAGCGCAGCGGgttgcagatggccacatagcggtCATAGGCCATGACGGCCAGGAGGACACACTCAGTGCAGGCCAAGGCCAGGAAGAAGTAGAGTTGGGCCATGCACCCAACAAAGGAGATGCCTTTCCTTTTTGTTACAAAGCTCAATAGCATCTTGGGCACCGTGACTGAGACGTACCAGATCTCCAGGAAAGAGAGATTCCCCAGGAAGAGGTACATGGGCTTGTGGAGTGGGACGTTGGCCCAGATTAGCATGATGATCATCGTATTCTCTATCACAGTCAGTGCATAGGCCAGAAGGAATACCAAGAAGAGCAGGAGCTGCAGCTCCAGGATGCCAGGGAAACCCACCAGAATGAACTCGGTCACATGACTTTGGTTGTCCCAGTGCATGATGGAGGTCTTGGCACTGTTGTTATTCAATCTGGAGGAGAGACAGAGGTGTTGGAAATGCGACTGCATGTCAACACAGTATAGATGGCTTTGTCACAGGGACTGGGACTCGAAAAGCCATGCaaataattagagctggtcagtaTTGAACAATACtaatattattaataaaaaaaataatgggccaggtttacaaaggtatttaggcacctaaagatataGATTGGCATGTAGTGGCACACAGATTCACATCAAAAGTGACTAAATTAAGCACCTGgggccatatttttaaagatatttggaTACTTAAAGATGTAGATAGgtacctaatgggattttcaaactcATCTATGTGACTAGCACCTCTTAATTttgaatatctttaaaaatctgggcctaggtgcctaactcccatggaaatcaattgGAGCTAGACACAtagttgcttttaaaaatcccagtgaGTACTTATTTTTATCTTTAGGTACTTAAACACCTTCGAAAACATAGCTCAAGGTAAATCGACTGGCCTTTTTTTCTATACTGAAATTGTTCATGAATAATTGTCAACGTTTCCTTTGTTTGTGACATTTCTCCACAAGATTACTTTTAAGTGAGATGATTCTCAAAAAAATTTTACTAAATGAAAACTGGCTTtttggaaaatgaaaataaaaattaagacaAATGTCGAGAACCATGTTGACTAAAATAGAGCACAAGTATTTTCAGAGACAAATGAAAAATGGCTCCATGTCAAACCCAGGAAATGAACATAACATTGATTATGTTTGagcattttttgaccagctctaaaaaTAATTCCTGTCTTGGATGTGGATCTTCTGAGCTCTTCAAAGCCAGCTAGGAGATTTGGATACCCAATACCAAATTAAATGACTGATCTGAGCATCTAAGTTCCTAGGCATCTCAACCAgggattattattattcattattattatttcagagtagcagccgtgttagtctgtatccgcaaaaagaacaggagtacttgtggcaccttaaagactaacaaatttattgaagcatgagctttcgtgagctacagctcacttcttcggatgcatagaatggaacacacagacaggagatatttatacatacagagaacatgaaaaggtggaagtatgcataccaacaggcagagtctaatcaattgagatgagctatcgtcagcaggaggaaaaaaactgtttgaagtgggccatcttaattatcacttcaaacagtttttttcctcctgctgacgatagctcatctcaattgattagactctgcctgttggtatgcatacttccaccttttcatgttctctgtatgtataaatatctcctgtctgtgtgttccattctatgcatccgaagaagtgagctgtagctcacgaaagctcatgcttcaataaatttgttagtctttaaggtgccacaagtactcctgttattattattattgtaattcagtagcacttagaggccaTTAACAAAAATAAGGAGCCTGTTGTGCTGGTCCTGCACAGACATATAGCAAGAGACTGTCCCTTCCCCTAAAATCCTCCCATCTATATAGGTGGGAAGGAAAAATAGACTTGAACAAAGTCATAGAGCTGATCAGTGTCACAAGTGGGAACAGAACCTACATCTCCTGGCTCCCAAAGAAACTAGCAGGGTCCCACTTCTATCcccctttgtggggaggggaagatggcAGCTAAGATGTCTCCTGAATACTTACCCCAGCAGCTGGAGTGGGCTATCCACTTTTCCTTTTTTGCCACATACAGACATTTGTGGTGAGGCACAGACCCCAAGCATCAGGACTTGGAGCTAACACCCCATTGATAAGCACAGGTGGTTCCTTCCCACTCAAACCTATTGTTTTTGGCTACCGCAGGTTAGAATAAATGACGATAATGGCTCAAAATCTCTGGATGAAATTTTGGTCTCATTGCAGCCAACTGCAGAACTTCCCATGTCTTGAACAGAGCCAAGATTTAACACTATGAATCTATCACTGAGAATGTCAACATTAcagtttaaaaaatcatgaggcaCCAAGTCTCAGACTTGCAGGACtaaggctgcagaactgggctctgAGATCTCAgactccaggttccagcctgagcccgaacatctacattTCAGTTGTATGGTGcccccagcccaagccccataagacCTGACCCAGATCAGCCACAgctctttcattgcagtgtaaacatacccactGAGGCCAACAACCCGGCATGATTCAAACAAGGATCAGACATTCAtggttaatatttttaaaggtgaTGGGTACGTTGgggagagctggtcagaaaatagaTTTTCCATCCTGTGAAcaaatttgagattttgaaatgttttctgtcccaaatcagaacaaaaaaagGCAATGCTTTAAATATTTAGTGAAatcgttttttttaaaaaaataaatgaatgaaaggATGAAAGAAATAATAATTTGAGCACGTTATCTCTCTTGCCTGACCTAATTGAATCACAAGGTTCTTTTTGTGAGTTTTCCATTGAATTCTCTTCAAGTCGTGCAGAGGAAAAAGCAAAAGCACAAAAGCaagaaaacaagaaagaaagaaattgtgaaaggaagaaagaggaaaagaaagcataaaagcaaaagaaagagaaaatggtgaatgagCAAAAAAAGCAATAtggtgagaaagaaagaaagaaagactcaCTAATGGATGTATTGCAAACAAATGCTACCTACTTGAGAATAGGAGGTGAAGACAGATGATACCCCGAAATAGCTGTTTGTTCCCCTATGTTTGGTCCAACTAATTGATCAGGACAAAAAAATAAGGAGGGAGGAAAATATCCtttgcagagaaaacaaacaGAGACCTAGAGTTGGGTCGGGCTAGGGGAGTGGTATTCCCCCGCAGTGCTGCATAGACAAGATTGGGCAAGCTGTCCTTATAGACTGATTTAAGCTGGGCAGGGTCGACTCCTCCCCATCTTCCAGTGGCCCCAGAGGCCTAATTCATGGCCCAGTTGATGTCAattacaaaactcccattgacttcaacggggccAGGATTCCACCCCGCGAGCCTTCACTTCTGGTGCTAACAAGTTTCCAAAGACACCTGCTAATAAGTTTCCAAAGCCTCTGCTGGGGGTTGCTCCTCTTTGGATCCACTTCAGATCCTCTCCTCAACCTCTTTTGGCTGCCTGTTTGCCTGGCCACTGCTCTGcttggaggaagaggcagggagcaGTGTAGCCGAAGTAGCTTGTTGAGTGGAGCCATGAAAAACAACTCCTGGTGGGTGGTAAAAGACACAGCTGCTTGGATCACATCTTCCAGAGGGTTGAGcactgcggggggtgggggggagaagatcCCTCTCCACTGCCTCCATTAACCAGCCCCTAGCATACAGCCCCACCTTCCCTAATGGAAGGTGTGTGTTCAGGAGGAAGGAGATTTGATCCAAATCATTGAGGCTGGGATTTCAAataagcctaagggagttaggtacccaaCTAAATTTCAATGAGATTCAGGCACTTAACTCTGACAGCTTTGATAATCCCAGCCTGATTCATTATTCACAAATATGTCAGTTTTCAGTCTGCTAGTATTTATCAGGACATCTAAATTCCTACGGGCCAGATTTTTGAAGGTAtacaggtgcctaactcccattgatttcaatgtacaGTAGATTCTGCTTATTAGCAGCTCCCTCGGTTGCCAGCTAAATGTTGGTATTATCCAGCAGTTGTCAGTGTGCACAATGCTGGGATGTGCCCAGGGGTTGGGGCTTCCCATGGGGAAAGCGGACGCTGGAGCCCAGTCACTGACCTCACCATTAGATGGAGACAGAGGACTTCTGTTCCCATATATGTCCTTGCATTGGGGCTTAGAGTGAGGAGACTTGTGGACATTTTTTCAATGGATTTCCTTTTAAATGCACCACATCTGTTGGTTATTTTGGCTTTATTTACCTCTACATTATCAGTTTTAACTCTTTCATTCTTCCTCCCTTCTTTGGGCAATTCatctttttcccccctcaaaaatattttctatttcatGTAATAACCAGTTAATGATGCATCACCCAGAGATGGAAGTTCATAGGCTCCTCTATGGCATTCCTGATGCCTCATCAGTTCTATGCAGAATCCAACAAATAAACAATTCTCCATAACATTTCTAATATTATGGAAGTGACTGATATGGGTTCCATAGTTAGTGCTGTGTTATTAAATGGGCTTAAAATAAGATATACAATCCTGTTTTTCTCTAAAAGTAGAAGGCCTCTCCAAGTGTCATTTCATACACTGTTTGTTTCTATGCCCTTTAATTTTCTGGTGTAGTTTCTGTTTGGTTTCTCTTAATAAAATTCCAACTTACTTTTGGAGATATCAGAGTCCCATCACTCCCTTTACCTAACCGAATGCctctcaaaacaaaacaacagtaCAGGAAACACCTGAAATGGATGGTATTGGGAGCAGATATTTTCTCCTTAGGAAGGTACTTGTACACTAATGAAGTCACCTCTTTGAGTTTCTTTGAAAAACTAACACCAAAACTTTGGCCAAAAATTCATTTTTTGATTAAAAGGTTTTCAGACAAAAgttctgttttttttattatttttattattattttctattattAAGACAAATATTTAAAACTTTATCTTTCTTAACAAAAACCTGATTTCCCCAAAACCTCAATTGTCCACCAAACAAAATTCCCATGGAATATTCCAATCATCCTTAGAGCCTCCATAGCCCATTACACGAAAAGCTGGGTGCAACTCCACTTACAGGTGCTGCTCCCCTGTGGTTGGAGGTACGTGTCTCTCTCATGGGGCAACTCCTTGTGGCTGTGGCATCAGTTTTGGTTCAGTCTGGCACTGCCTTCTATGATTCACGCATCCTGCTCCCTCTCTCTGAATCAGAATGCTCTCTTTCTTCATTACTCAGCCATCTGACTAGGTCACTATataccccaccccccttccaggATATCAGAATGCCTCTAGACCAGAGGTCTGCTTGGCATCTCCCATAATCCTGTGTCTGGTAGGGAAACCTGGACGTGCCCTCTaatccaggttccagcccagagacctCAAACTTCACTGTTCTTTccttgggctgcttcctactGTGCCTCTCACAGGcttttttctcctcctttccGGGTAAACCCTTCCATTAggccaggatcccagggcttcTTTCTCCACTTGGGgttcctccttttccctctccaAGCCCAGAGAGTGACTTCTGGCTTCCACATTGCAACCCCTTTCTACTGTACACTTCCTGGTTTTAGTCCTCAGTCAGCTTCTCCCCCAGCTAGGTTTTATCAGCCATTGGTCATTTTCAGTAAAGCTGGACTTTCTACCAGATGCagcctatagaatcatagactatcagagtcagaagatcatctagtccaacccccctgctcatttcaggaacaatccccagacagatttttaccccagttccctaaatggctccctcaaggattgaactcacaaccctgggtttagcaggccaatgctcaaaccactgagctatccctcccaccaatAATGTTAATTGGCCCTATCTGTGTCACCTTAACCCCTTTCAGGCTGGTGTGGAGTAAACAACCCATCACAGGCTGAACAAAAATTAGAAAAACATATcagatggggagggtgtgtgtgaggaggtgcgattcaccactgtggcacctcctactggctgtcttgggaattagctctgtgaCCTCTTCTAATGGTATCttgcccactgtcacctctgctcCAGGACCCGTGTCACTCCAAGGACTGCAGCATCCTTTAAGCCTGCCAGTCTTAGTAGCTCTGTCCCGGGTGTGACGTTGTAGTCTatgtggttttataaaaatatgctaatgagtgaatataatgtaactggaatatgcttcatgcaaaaggtcttttgtaaggtatcattacaaagcttataatctactgagtgtcatcctatttgtataaatgtaccactcttgtatctgaaactaggaatatgaaatataactctgagggcctattttaattatgcaaagtgtgggctactaatggtggtttggaatcttgatgactcccattaaccaggacaattgtctgcagatggctgttTTACCTATAAGTCTTCCTGCATACCTGTGTGCtagcaagtgggcaatgaaatcgtgcagtgacatgtgatcatgtcacctgaactggaatccatctttaacctagtgcttttccagtgaggaggggtgggaacccagagagacaagggattcccgccttatgcaaaagatatataaaggggtggaacagaagaaagggggtggaggagccatcatgaagaatcccctagtgACCACCTGAgcaggaacaagagctgtaccaggggaaagaattgtgcccaggcctagAAGATGTCCAGTGTGAGGAAAAAACTTattgaagcatctctgagggtgagataatctgtattcagtttgattagacatagatttgcgcattttattctattttgcttggtaacttacttggttctttctgttactacttggaactgtttaaatcctattttctgtatttaataaaatcactttttacttattaattaactcagagtatgtattaatatctggAGGAGCAagcaactgtgcatatctctctatcagtattatagagtgcgaacaattgatgagtttaccctgcataagctttatacaggataaaatggatttatttgggtttagaccccattggaagttgggcatctgagtgttagagacaagcacacttctTTGAACTGCTTTCAgctaaacctgcagctttgggacaagtaattcagaccctgggtctttgttggagcagacgggagtggcTGGCTCTGGCAGGACAGGATGCTGgggccccgagctggcagggaaagcaggggtagaagtagtcttgacacatcagttggaagttcCCAaagggttttctgtgatccaacccatcacactgggTGCTGGCTCTCCTTCCTCCTAGTAGGAGCCTGATCTTCCCTCCTCAAGCTCCAAGCAGCTACtgaagctgctctgctctgcagattttcttatatgggccagtcctgccctgactggctgctcctcACAACCGCTCTCTAATTAGCTacctcctgcacagcctccctagaGCTCTATTACCCTTTATGGGAcagtgtggggcagacaccccatcacagggtgtCTTGATCTGAAACAAactctttttccaatttttcagtgAAGCAAACaagtaaaaaaataattctttggGGATTGAATAAAACATTTGCTTTGAcacaaattaaaatgtttcattctcgAGGGTTTGtaccttttattttaaagtaaaacTGTAGCAACATTCTAAATAAAAAGGCACTTTTTAATTGAAATACTGAAACATTTCTCTTAAAATATTGAAACTGTTTCAGGTgtttttctgattttattttattttattttatttggactGAAGCATTTTGGTGAATTTGACCTACattcatgaaatgttttggtGAAGCAGAATCTACATTTTTGGGCTGAAAACTTTTGACCAGCTGTACCCATGAGCTTGTATCCtatcttctgatagtggccagtgccaggtgcctcagaggggatgaacagaatgGGCAATCATCTTGtgtccattccctgtcacccattccaagcttctggcaaacagcataagaattatattttcaaaagtgttttccTTTTGCCTAAATATACCcccttgaagtcaaagggaaaatATTCATTGACTACAACATTGAATGTTTCTGAAAATCTTACCTTAACCCCTTAGGAAGATAGCATGGTGTTTTGCAAGTGGAGCCAGAGAGTAAAGGAGATgtgacaccacacacacactcacacactaaGCCAGGCAACTAAATTTGGGTTCCAGCATTTATCAAGAAGTTGAGCAATTTGAATGCAAATTTCAAGCACTCCCCAAGGCTCAAGGGTGTTTGGATCCAGTTTTCCAAAAGAGTGCATTTCTAAACAAATagatgaaaatgtaaaaaataacatAAACACAGAGAGGATTGATTtattacagttttttaaaaaatcattcttctagtgtgtagcagggtggacctctgctcctgccctgaggggtttaaaagcggcctggcagggcttgagagcagtggctctaaaagctgggctgattggggaagtggctgcagctcgGCCATatcccaatcaggccacagctggtccTATAGAAGGCCAGGAAAGCCAGAAgcaagtcagtctctctctgcattcagagggagatgggcctagctgcagggagctagaaactgggtacctgagtgaagcagggctggggaaaggctgaggagctggggagctccagcctggaaagccccaggctgcggcctagcgaagggctaacaggtactggggttgcagagggcagcccaggggtaggccaaagcagcaggtccaaacccaaccttgccagtgatgagtaggctgatactgcagtctgccccacggtgtggggctagacaatgactggcagtagccatatactgaggtgaggtggggatagaaagtgggggttccctggggatggaaaacccagagagaaaggggttactgccagggggcagcaccccatgtaaaagggcacgaggtccagggagggacatggggggcctgaagacaggcggatcaccggcctgcaaagGGCGCTCCACCGCTGGAccgagctaattcctggagtcaccagcaggaggcgctgcagaggTGAGTCTGGCCCGTCTACATAGTGTAATAGGACAGAATTGGGCAAGAGACAGATAGATTAGTTGAACAATAAGTCTTTCCAATATACCAAAGAATTATTTAGCTCAATATTCATAGAAAAGATTCATTTCAAAACCATTATGCAGCCTATGGTTCTTCTCAAAGCTTCTTTCACATCCTTGTTCCTTAGGCTGTAGATGAAGGGATTCAACATGGGGATGACCAGGGTGTAAAACACAGACACCACTTTACTCTGATCTGGAAAGGATAATGAACTTGGCTGGGCATACATGAAGAAAACAGTCCCATAAAATAAACTCACAGCTACTATgtgggaggtgcaggtggagaaggTCTTGTGTCTGCCCGTGGCACAGCGAGTCTGGAGGACAGCAGAGATGATATAGACATAAGAGACAAGAATGATCAGGGCAGTGCTCACTATGATGACGCTCGATAAGGCAAACAGCACCATTTGATTGATGTATGTGTCGGTGCATGAGAGGGTTAGCAGGGGTGGAACATCACAGAAGAAGTGATCAATCTCATTAGAGCCGCAGAAGCGCAGAGTAAAGGTGAAGCTGGTTTGCACCATGGCGTTCACGCTGGCACAGAGATAGGACCCCATCACCAGCTGAATGCAGACTGGCTTGGACATGGTGGTGGAATACAGGAGTGGGTTGCAGATGGCGGTGTATCGATCATATGCCATGGCTGTCAGGATGAATGCCTCAGTACTGACAAAGAGAGCAAAGAAGAATAATTGGGTGGCACATCCCCTGTACGAAATGATTTTGGCATCTGTTAAGAAGTTCACTGCGGCTCTGGGGGCAATTGCAGAGGAGTAGCAGAGGTCTAAGAGTGACAGATTCATGAGGaggaagtacatgggggtgtgaagacgAGAGTTGGCTGTAATGGTGAGGACCAGGATGGTGTTCCCTAGCACAGTTATTATGTAAATCACCAGGAACATCACAAAAGGTAccacctggagccctgggcctctTCCAAACCCCAGCAGGATGAATTCCGTCACTTCAGTGTGGTTTGcatctctccctggctctgccactgacattaCCTTTGGAAGAGTGATGAGATAAAGATTAAAGAACAACCGATGGTGCTAGATAGATTTCAGCAAGTGACAGGTCCGAGTGGATTGATCCTCATTAAAGTTGAGCACAAGGCTCCCATTTTTTTTGATAACAGTGGGCAGAACCCTTGGAAAGCTAGTTAAATATATACTGAACCATCCTTGAGAAATTCTGTGTGAATTTTAAACTTTCTGCAGTAAAGTAAGAAATTATTACATTTCCCATATAATAATGATTCATGGGAGTGGACTTTGAGCTTTGCCCATATAGCGCAACATTCTGATAATCCCATAAACCACATGAATACTTTcacccattgaaatccatgggactCCCCTGTGAGTGAAGGGGATTTTATTCACTCCCTGCATGAGAGTATAACAATGCCCATGTCCTGGCATTACTCAACACGAGTCAGGGTGGTGGAACATCACCCTTGAGCCACAGATTAATATATCTTAAAGCCAGAAGAGAGCAAGATGAGCATCTAATATGACCTCCTGCCCAGTAACTTCTagctgaactagagcatatctctGCCCAGGCCACAGTAATTACTCAAAAGGGTGAGTGAACAGATTTAGCATATTACTTCTCATCAACTCCAACATACGCACCCCATCCAAATACAGCATTAACAATTAACCTGTAAATACAGTCCTTCTGGGTGATTTCTTTGAATGTCATTGAGTTCCTAGCAAGCAGATTGGTTGcccttctaaaagatctgctctagcttAAACAGATGTGCGAGACACTGGGTGGGGTTCTCTGCTGTGTGCTAACCAGGAGTTCAGACTAAATGATCGTAATAGGTCTCTTCTCgcattaaaatctatgaattgatGGAACAAATCAATTACTTCTTGTAAAATAGGTGCAATTTCAAGGCTACTGGAATTTCAAGGCTGCCATATTGGCTTAATGATTCCTCTAAACAGGGGTTCAAACTAGAGCCTAAATGCAACATTAGTTTAGCTCCTGTTATTTGTACTTGCCCCCTGCATGGGGTGAGTTTCACCTATATAGAATGACAAATCTTAAATTGCTCACtacaaactacattaaaagactGTTATGAAGATTGCATTGATGTAGGATTTTGCAGGAGATGCTGCCTCTGCAAAATCCTACCTCAATGCCTCAAAGCTGTGCTGCAGTGACCCTGGCTTCTCTGACTGTGGGGATAGCGGAGTGTGTTCTTCAGTAGGTTCAACCTACTATTGAAGTGTCAGACTACCAACACAGAGAGAGGACAACTAGCTAAGTTGAGGAGGTAAACGTGCCATTGACATCATAGCCAATGGGTGGATGAAGAAATGGCTAAAACAACATGAATAAATGGGCCCCAACTCTTTGTGCGCAACTTGATCCACTTTGCAATGGGTGGGGAGTTCAGTCAATGAGAGGCTGTTAAGAATCTCAGGGGCCAGAAAAAGGACTGCCCTCTCCGTCAGCACCTATAACTTCAGGACACTGATTAGAGATGATTTCATCAACCATATAATGGAGGAGAAGGCAAGGACAGCCTACGACATCCTTAGTCTCTGCGGAATATGATGAAGAAAGGAGATGGAAGTGAAGTGGAGAGATGAAAGTACCATCATGTTGGGAAAAGGAGAAAGCACAAGATCCGTTGGAGGAATTGGCTTCATCATCAAGGAATGGTCTTCAAAACTCATCTCCTGTAAGTTCAACTCATCATGCATCGGGGTGCTACACCTCCAACTGAACAAGAACAGCACCCTCAAGATTATTCAGATCTATGCTCCCACACGCACAAGCAAATATGATGACATGGAAGTATTCTATCAGAAGTGTGAGGAAACCCTTCCTCAAAATCCACATATACGATCGTAATGGGAGATTTGAACGTTAAAGTTGGAAGAGGGAAAGAAGGTGAAAAGTTCATTAGAAGGTATGGCATCGGTGAATGGAATCCATGAGGAGAGTGACTGGCAACTCCGATGGAGATGAAAGAAATGTTCATTGGTAACACCTGGTTTAAGAAGAAGGCCAAGAGGAGGTGGACATGGATCACGCCCATTGCAATGAATGAAAACAAGATTGACTATATTCTAATTGATAAGTGGCACATTTTACAAGACATCTCAGTAGTACCATCATTTAACACCAGTAGTAACCATCACTTGCTCAAAGTAAGGCTCAACTTCAACGAAAATGTGGAGAAGAAAGCGCTACAGATGGCAAATCagagacagcagcaaagagtcttgtggcaccttatagactaacagacattttggagcatgatgcatccgacgaagtgggtattcacccacgaaagctcatgctccaaaacgtctgttagtctataaggtgccacaacactctttgctgcttttacagatccagactaacacggctacccctccgatacaaATCAGAGACAGTGGCCAAAAATATTTGACAAGGCAATTTTGAAAGCGAACATTTCCAAGGAAGACTGGATTCTTATAGATAACTGGGATGAGATTATAAAAAATTCACTGATCAATTGAGGCAATGAGTGAAATTAGCTGAGAAAGAAAGTCCAAAAAGAGCAAAGGGAAGAATCTTGGAGGAAATGCGGCCCTTGCTAAAGAAGTTAAATGATGGTGCAAACTTGAGtactccctcctctgcaagtTGATAAGAAAAAGACTAAAGGAAGACTTCAAGAAGTACCAAAATGAAAGGCTCTTAAAGATGGCTGAAGATCACAGAAGCCTCAAAAAATGCAAAAGGGAATTGACACAGTATGGGTCAACAATACTGGTGCTGAag
This window encodes:
- the LOC123347405 gene encoding olfactory receptor 226-like encodes the protein MHWDNQSHVTEFILVGFPGILELQLLLFLVFLLAYALTVIENTMIIMLIWANVPLHKPMYLFLGNLSFLEIWYVSVTVPKMLLSFVTKRKGISFVGCMAQLYFFLALACTECVLLAVMAYDRYVAICNPLRYSAIMSQTLCIRLVAGSWLSGFLISMCKVLFISRLTFCGVNIINHFFCDVSPLLNLACTDMSLAALVDFLLALLILLGPLSITVASYICIISTVVRIPSAKGRHKAFSTCASHLLVVIIFYASSLFIYARPRAISSFDSNKLVSVIYTVLTPLLNPVIYCLRNKEFKDTLRKMVHLSMKQESSTNVFWAGQKF
- the LOC123347406 gene encoding olfactory receptor 12-like, which encodes MSVAEPGRDANHTEVTEFILLGFGRGPGLQVVPFVMFLVIYIITVLGNTILVLTITANSRLHTPMYFLLMNLSLLDLCYSSAIAPRAAVNFLTDAKIISYRGCATQLFFFALFVSTEAFILTAMAYDRYTAICNPLLYSTTMSKPVCIQLVMGSYLCASVNAMVQTSFTFTLRFCGSNEIDHFFCDVPPLLTLSCTDTYINQMVLFALSSVIIVSTALIILVSYVYIISAVLQTRCATGRHKTFSTCTSHIVAVSLFYGTVFFMYAQPSSLSFPDQSKVVSVFYTLVIPMLNPFIYSLRNKDVKEALRRTIGCIMVLK